From the Deinococcus sonorensis KR-87 genome, the window AAGGCCAGGTCGTCCGGGAGGCCGCCCACGTTGTGGTGGCTCTTGATGTTGGCTGCTCCCTCGCCGCCCGCGCTCTCGATCACGTCCGGGTACAGCGTGCCCTGCGCTAGGAAATCAAAGGGGCCGTACTTGCGCGCCTCGCGCTCGAAGGCGCGGATGAACTCGCGGCCGATGACCTTGCGCTTCTGCTCCGGGTCCGAGATGCCCTGCAGCGCCCCCAGGAATTCCTCGCTGGCATCCACCGTGACCAGATGCACGCCCAGCGGCTTGAGCGCCGCCTCCACCTGCTCGCGCTCGCCCAGCCGCAGCAGGCCGTGGTCTATGAACACGGCCGTCAGCTGATCTCCCACCGCCCGGGCCAGCAGCAGGCCCAGGGTGCTGCTGTCCACGCCGCCGGAGATGCCCAGCAGCACCTTGCCGCTCCCCACCTGGGCGCGCACCTGCTCGATGAGCTCCTCAACGATGTGCTCGGGGTTCCAGTCGCGCGTGACGCCGCACTGCTCCAGGAAGTTGGCCAGCAGTTGCCCACCCTTGGGGGTGTGCACCACTTCCGGGTGAAACTGCACCCCGTACCGGCGGGTCTCCGGGTTCTCGATGGCCGTGACCGGCGTGTCCTCGGTCTCGGCCACCACCTGATAGCCTTCCGGCAGCGCCGTCACGCTGTCACTGTGGCTCATCCAGGCCACGAACTCGCCCTGGATACCGGCGAACAGCTGGCCGCCGTAACGGGTCAGGTCCGCCTTGCCGTACTCGCGCTTGCCGGCGCGCTTGACGTTGCCGCCCGCCTGCTGCGCCAGGAACTGCATGCCGTAGCAGATGCCCAGCACCGGCACGTCCAGGTCCAGTACCCCCTCGGCCGGCCGGGGGGCCGCCTCGTCATAGACGCTGCTGGGGCCGCCCGA encodes:
- the guaA gene encoding glutamine-hydrolyzing GMP synthase; this translates as MSVVILDFGSQFTRLIARRFRELGAYSVILPGNTPLSRILQEAPQGLVLSGGPSSVYDEAAPRPAEGVLDLDVPVLGICYGMQFLAQQAGGNVKRAGKREYGKADLTRYGGQLFAGIQGEFVAWMSHSDSVTALPEGYQVVAETEDTPVTAIENPETRRYGVQFHPEVVHTPKGGQLLANFLEQCGVTRDWNPEHIVEELIEQVRAQVGSGKVLLGISGGVDSSTLGLLLARAVGDQLTAVFIDHGLLRLGEREQVEAALKPLGVHLVTVDASEEFLGALQGISDPEQKRKVIGREFIRAFEREARKYGPFDFLAQGTLYPDVIESAGGEGAANIKSHHNVGGLPDDLAFSLVEPFRTLFKDEVREIARLLGLPDAVRTRHPFPGPGLAIRVLGEVTPEKLDILKRVDDIFISGLREFDLYDRCSQALAVLTHIQSVGVMGDERTYSFTAALRAVSTDDFMTAEWARLPHEFLATMSNRIVNQVHEINRVVYDITGKPPATIEWE